The stretch of DNA GATCCGTGAACTCGCGGTCGACCGACCGAAATCCCAGATCGTATGCGTCCTGTGTCGACACGCCGACCGTTGGGCGGCGGCGCGTATGAATCTTCGACCCGACTCGACCCGTCACTCTTAGGCCGACCGCGTCCCGTGTGACCACATGAGTGACGACATCGTGACCGTCCGGGGCGTCGAAGTGCCGGCGGTCGGGCTCGGGACGTGGCGCCTCCGTGGCGACGACTGTCGACGGGCGGTCGAGACGGCGCTCGAACTGGGCTATCGCCACGTCGACACCGCACAGGCCTACGGCAACGAGCGACGGGTCGGCGCGGCCATCCGGTCGAGTGCGGTCGACCGCGACGACGTCTTTCTCACGACGAAACTCGACGGCGGAAGCCGGAAGAACGGGGCGGTCCAGCGCTCGGTTCGGGAGAGCCTCGACCGACTGGGCACGGACTACCTCGACATGCTCCTGATCCACTGGCCCAACGACAAGCCGCCGTTCTCGCCGGTACGCCTCCCCGGTGGGCCGCCGCTGGCCGAGACGTTGACGGCGATGAACGAACTCGTCGACGAGGGGCTGGTCCGGCACGTCGGCGTCTCGAACTTCGACGTGCGCCGCCTCGACGAAGCGCGGCGGCTGTCGGAGGCACCCATCGTCACGAACCAGGTTCAGTTCCACCCCTACTGGGACCAGCGGGACCTCCTGTCGTACTGCCGGCGCAACGACGTACTCCTGACGGCGTACAGTCCGCTGTGTCACGGGGGCGTCCTCGACGACGACGTGCTCCGCGAGCTCGGCCGGCGCTACGGGAAGACGGCAGCACAGGTAGCGATTCGGTGGGCGATCCAACACGAGGGGGTCGTGGCCATCCCGAAGGCGACGAGCCGCGACCACCTCGCCGCGAACGTCGACGTGTTCGACTTCGAGTTGACCGAGGCGGAGATGGAGCGGATTCACCGGCCGTCGAAGCTCCGGACGTTCACGGGGTTCGCGCGTTCTCGGTTGCCGGTGTGAGCGGTGCCCCGGCGTGGCCGGGACGGTGCGTCCCACCTACCTGCTTCAGCGAGAGAGTCGCGCCGTTCACGACGGGCGTGAATCGCGTACATTTCGTGCGACAACCGCCGCGGATGGCTGCCCGGATATTCCATAGAAAAATACGTTTTATGTGCTGAACAGGCGCAGTACCACGGTCTTCAGGCTGTGGATACGCGCCGTCACTCGGTGACCCATTCCCCTGCTTCGACAGGTCCGGATATTCCACCGTTCCCAATCCGAACCTTACACTAACTCCGAGTCTTCGGCCAGTTTGGACGAAGATAGGAGTACCGGCTGGTTGGCACAGCCCGGAGTCTACCTTTATCACCTCTCCCGAGGGTTCCAACCTCGGACGGAGGTGGTGGACTGCAAACCCTAATATCCCAAACGCGGTCGGGAAACCCGGTGTTCACGCCGGGGAGGATGTCATACCGGACAGACGTCGAACCGGATGTCGACCCGCCGCTCGGTCACGTCGGTCACGATGCCGTCGATGGGCGCGTGGTGGGCGTTACTGATACCGTCGGCGGGGGTGGCAATCGTCTCCCGGTGTTTGACGCGGTCGCCCGGCGACACCAGCGGGTCGGCGGGTTCGACGGGACCGATCGCCGGGTTGGACGCGAGCGGGACGCCGACCGCGTCCGGATCGAGCGTCGTCGGCGTCGTCTCGTGGGCGTCGTCCCAGTCGTGGGCGTCGAGCACCTCGATCCGTCCGTCGCCGTAGGTGTTCGCCGCGACGGTGTCGGCGTCGAGGACGAGGATGGCGTTCGTCCGCTTCGAGACCCGGAACTCGGCGGGCGTGCCGTCGGTCCGGAACGACCACCCCGGGCCGCCGTGGAGGAGCACCTCGGCGTCCGAGAGGGAGCCGATGGGGCGCCCGGCCGCGTCGAGGAGGTCGGCGGCGGGCGTGCCGATCGGCACGTCGAGAAAGCGGTGCTCGGGGACGTTGCCCCCGACGTGGACGTACGTCCGCGTCGTCGGGATGTCACGGTCGAGCGCCCGGTAGACGTTCCAGAGCGTCTCGGTGTTCTGGACGATCCAGCCGTGGTCCATCGGGAGGTCGTCGCCGCGGACGACGGTCCCCGCGACGACGTTCAGGAGGATGCTCTCCATGCCGTACTTGTACTCGTCGTCGGTGTACGCGAACACGACCCCCGACTCGTCGTCGGCGTCGACGGGGAGATCCTCGGGGAAGTAGACCGTCGCGTCCGTCGCCGCCTCCAGCGCCCGCGTCCAGCCGCGATGCTTCAACTTGGGCGTCACGACGACCGTCTCGAACGCCGATCGGAGTAACGCGTCGAAGAGCGCGGCGTACGCGTGTGCTCGCTCCTTCCCGAGCCACCGATCCATGTAGTAGATCGGCTCGCTCTCCTGGTGGTTGACCAGCAAGTGGTCGACGTCGTCGAGGCGTCGCCACTTCGCGTGGGTCGGGAATCCGGCTCCACCCGCCCCCGCGACGCCGGCATCGCGGAGCGTCGTGGCGATGTTCGGCACCGTCATGCCGTCGAGTTGCGCGAGACTCATACCCACCTACCGTGCGTAGTGTTAACGAACAACTATATAACTCCGTCGGTCGTCGAGGCGGCTATCGTCGCGCGACGACACGAGGCGAACCGTTATGCCCGCCGCCGCCCCAGCGGCCGCATGGCGCGAGTCACGGACGTCTTCGTCGCGGACGCGGGGTCGGAGCCGATGCGGTCGGTCGACAGCGTCGAGGCCGTCTCGGGCGGCCTCCGCGGCGACCGGTACTGCGAGGGTCGAGGCCACTACACCCCTTTCGACGTCTGCGAGGTGACGCTGATCGCCCGCGAGGATATCGAATACATCGACGAGGAACTCGGCCCGTCGCTCGCGGCCGGCGAGCACCGCCGCAACATCGTCACCGAGGGCGTCGACCTGCACGACCTGCTCGACCACCGCTTCCGGGTCGGGGCGGCGACGCTTTCCGGAACCCGGCCCCGACCGCCCTGTGCGCACGTCGAGGAACTCGCCGAGGAGGAGGGGGTCGCCCGCGCCCTCGGCGACGGACGGGGTGGCATCTGTGCGGACGTACTCGATCCCGGAGCGATCGCCGTCGGCGACGCGGTGGTCGATCTCGGCTCGACCGACCGCACCGACGACATCGTCGCGCGGTTGCGGTCGGAGGACTAGCAGACCGGCGCGGGGTCGACGCCCATCCCACGCAGCGTCTCCGCGTACTCGTCGTAGGCGACGCGAACCGTCTCGGCGGCGGCGTCGACGGCCCGGTCCCAGTCGTCCGCGTCCGTACAGCAGTCGTCGAGGAGCGCCGCCCCGTCGTCGACGAGGGCGTCGGTCTCCGACCGGAACGTGCGGATCGTGTCGGCGGCGGCTTCGTCGGCCTCGTTGATGAAGAAGTTGATGACCTGGAGGAGCGAGCGGGAACTCACGAGCGGGCGGGCGACGAGACCGGCGGCGACGCGTTCGGGCGTTGCGTCGAGGCCGCGGAGATGGGCGTGCACGGGGTCGGCGTCCGGATCGGCGTCGGCCGGGGCGTCGTCCAGCAGCGCGGAGACGCGCGCCGCGTGGTCGCGCTCCGTCGCCGCGACCCGCGCGAACGCCTCGCGCGCGCCGGCGTTTGACTCGTCGTCGACCCACGCCTCGAACGTCGCGGCGGCGCGGCGCTCGGCGGCGAGCGTCGCGGCCAAAACGCGCTCGCGGTCGAGCCGTGCCTCGGTCGTCGCCACGAGCGCCTTCTCCGAGCCGAGGCGGTCGAGTTCCGTCGCCATGCGATCCCGAACCGTCTCGACGAGTGTGTCGCCGTCCATACCGACGCTTGGACCCCGTCGGTCCTTATACTGTCGCCGGCGCCTCGCCGTCTCGACCCCACGCTTAACGCCGCCGCGGGCGTACGGCCGATATGGCCGCCGACACCGACCACGCGGGAAGCATCACCGCCGCGACGCTCCGCCGCCGCCTCGCCGACGGCGAGCCGATGACCCTGCTCGACGTGCGCGACCGGAACGAAGTCGAACGCTGGCGGATCGAGGCGCCGTCCTCTCACCACGTTCCCTACGTGAAGTTCGTCGCCGCCGGCGTCACCGGGGACGTTGCCGACCTCCTCCCCGAGGACGTGCAGGAACCCGTCGTCGCCGTCTGTCCCCACGGCGAGGCGAGCGCCGAGGTGGCCGACCAGCTCGCCGCTGCCGGCGTCGACGCCGAGAACCTCGCGGGGGGGATGACGGCGTGGGCACGGCTGTACGACCGGACCGAAATCGCCTCGACCGACGGTGCGACGATCTATCAGTACCGCCGGCCCGCGAGCGGCTGTCTCGGCTACGCCGTCGTCGCCGACGGCGAGATGGCGGTGGTCGACCCCTTGCGGTCCTTCGCCGACCGCTACGTCGCCGACGCGGCCGAACTGGGTGCGACGCTCACCTACGCCGTCGATACGCACGTCCACGCCGACCACGTGAGCGGCGTGCGGGCGCTCGCGACCCGGGGCGCGACGCCGGTCCTGCCGGCCGCGGCGGTGACCGACCGCGACGTGGCCGACGGGGGCGACTTCGAGACGATAGCGGACGGCGACGAACTCGTGGTCGGGGGGGCGGCGCTTTCGGCCGTGGCGCTTCCCGGCCACACGACGGAGATGACGGGGATTCGGGTGGGCGGGACGCTCCTCACGGGCGACAGCCTCTTTCTCGACGGCGTCGCCCGGCCCGACCTGCAGGAAGACGCCGACGACGCCGCGCAGGCGCGAACGCTGTATGCGACGCTGGCCGAGCGGCTTCGCGAGTTCCCCGACGACACGCTCGTCGCGCCGGGACACACCGACGCGGGCGTCGAGGACGGCCCCGAGGTGGCCCGTCTCGGCGACCTCCGGAAGCGACTGCCGGTCTTCGGGATGGGGGAAGCCGAGTTCGTCGAACGCGTAACCCGCGTGGGCGCCGAACCGGCCAACGCCGAGCGTATCGTCGCCATCAACTGCGGGCGGGAAGCGGCCGACGACGAGGAAGCGTTCGAACTGGAGTTGGGGCCGAACAACTGCGCGGCGGGCGGGTGACCACGGTGGGTCAAAGCGTCCGTCGACTCTCCTGAAGGCACTTATCGGGCGGCGCCGACGCGTCGCCATGCGTCGACGCGCGCTTCTCACGAGCGCCGGCGGGGCGCCCGCGACCCCGACCGGCTGTCTCGGGAGAAGAGGGACCGACGGGTCGTCGGGAGGCGCTGATCCCGCACCATTTATCATCGACCCCCGACACCCACGCTCATGTACGACGTCGCGGTCATCCCGGGCGACGGCATCGGGAACGAAGTCGTGGAGGCGGTCGAACCCCTGCTGGTCGACGTGGCGGACGCACACGGCGTGAGCATCGAGACGACGTGGTTCGACTGGGGGAGCCAGCGCTACCTCGACGAGGGGGCGCTCATGCCCGACGACGGGCTGGACCGGCTGGAGGACTTCGACGCCATCCTGCTGGGCGCCGTTGGCCACCCCGACGTCCCGGACCACGTCACCCTGCGTGGCCTCCGCCTTCCGATCACCAAAGGGTTCCAGCAGCACGTCTGTAAGCGGCCCGCGTATCTCTTCGAGGGCGTGCGAAGTCCCCTGCGGGGCTACGAGGGCGGCGACATCGACTTCGTCGTCTACCGGCAGAACACGGAGGGGGAGTACGCCGACGTCGGCGGCCGCGAACACCGTGGCTTCGACAACGAGGTGGCGGTGCAGGCGTCGGTGTTTACCCGCGAAGGAACGGAGAAACTGCTTCGACCGGCGTTCGAGGCGGCGAGCGAGCGCTCGGGCCACCTGACGAACGTCACGAAGTCCAACGCCCAAGCCCACGGCATGGTCTTCTGGGACGACATGGTCGCGGAGGTGAGCGAGGACTACCCCGACGTGGAGGTGGAACGGCTCCTCGTCGACGCCGCGAGCATGGACATGGTGCGTCGTCCGGACGAGTTCGACGTGCTGGTGGCGTCGAACCTCTTCGGCGACATCCTCACCGACATCGGCGGCGGGGTCATGGGCAGCCTCGGCCTCGCGCCGTCGACGAACATCGACCCCGACGGCACCTACCCGTCGATGTTCGAACCGGTCCACGGCAGCGCCTTCGACATCATGGGCGAAGGCATCGCCAACCCGCTCGGTACCGTCCTCTCGGCGTCACTCATGTTCGAGCACCTCGGGGAGGACGCCGTGGCCGAGGCGCTGTGGGCGGGCGTCGCCGAGCAGTTGGCCGACGCCGATGCGCCGCGAACGGCCGACATCGGCGGGAGCGCGCGGACGGTAGCCGTGACCGACGACCTGCGCGACCGACTCGTTTAGTCGGCGGCGACGGCGGCGGCGATGCCGAGCGTCTGGCCGACGCCGACCAGCGCGAGACCGGCCAGCGTCGCCGCCGAACCGACGACGGGACCGAGGACGTAGACGACGGCGCCGAGCGCCGAGCACGCGCCGCCGACGAAGTAGGCGCGGGCGGGCCGGGCGCCGCGGCGGCCGGTGTCCCACAGCCCGGCGGCGGGGAGGAGCATCCACCCGACGACGGCGGTCCAGAGGAGCCGTTCCGAGGGGAGGACGAGGCCGGCGGCGCCCGCGACGGTGAAGACGAATCCGGCGAGGATGATCCGGCGCCAGACGAGCAGGGCGCCGGATCGCATGTCGGTCCACGACAGGGCGGCGAACGCGAGGAGCAGCGTCGCCATCACGACGTGGGCGATGAGGAGCGTGCGCGTGGCGACGGCGTCGAGGTGGGCGGCGGTGACGAACGACCACGCGAGGGGGACGAGGACGGCGGGGCCGTTCTCGCGGAGGCGACGGAACACGACGGTCGATGGACACCGGTTGATAAAAAGTCCGTGGCTGTCGGCGATTCCGACCGCGTGAGCGCGGCCGGTGTGGTATAACTACCGCCCGGGAGAACGTCGCCCCATGCCGCTTCGCACGCGCCGGACCGTCTACTATCTCGCGCTGGTGGTGGCGACGACCCTGTTGTTCACCCTCCTGTACAACGTCGGGATGGCGACCTGGGAGGGTCGGCCCCAGCCACTGTATCGCTCGCTCGAAGTCGTGATCCAGAGTTTCACCACCACCGGCTACGGCGAGGACGCGCCGTGGCGGACGCCACAGATGAACCTCCTCGCCATCGCGATGCAACTGGCGGGCATCGGCCTCATCCTCACCGCCGTCGACGTGTTCGCAGTGCCGTGGCTTCGCGACGCGCTCACGCCGAGTGCCCCGGTGTCGGCGCCGGACCTCCGGAGCCACGTCATCGTCTGCGAACACACGCCGCGGACGGACGCGTTCGTCGCGGAACTCGACGCCCGCGGCCGGGCGTACGTCCTCGTCGAGAGCGACGAGACGACGGCGGCCACCCTCCACGAGGACGGCTACCGCGTCGTCCACGGCGACCCCGAGTCGACCGACGTACTCCGGGCGGCGGGCATCGGGTCGGCGCGGGCCGTCGTCGCCGACGCCGCCGACGACACGAACGCGAGCATCGCGCTCTCGGCGCGGGACGCCAGAGCGGACGTGCGCGTGATCACGCTGGTCGAGGACGCGTCACTCGCCCGCTACCACCGGGCCGCGGGGGCGGACGACGTGCTCTCGCCCAGACAGCTGTTGGGCGAGAGCCTGGCGCGGCAAGTGCCGACGACCGTGACGGCCGACGTGGCCGACGGCATCGAAATCGGCGACGCGGACGACGACTTCGAACTCGTCGAACTCACCGTGGCGGCGGACAGCGACCTCCACGGGAAGACGTTCGGCGAGGCGCGCCTGCGCGAGCGGTTCGGCGTGAACGTGATCGGCGCGTGGTTCGACGGCGACTTCGAGACGCCGGTCGAGATGAACGAACGGCTGGTGGCGCGGACGCGCCTCCTCGTGGCGGGCGAGTCGGGAGGGATCGAGGCGCTTCAGACGGCGACCGCCTCCACGGTCCGGCAGTTCGGGCCACAACGGATCGTCGTCGCGGGCTACGGCGACTCCGGACGCGCCGCGGCGGCCGCACTCGACGACTCCGGGGCGGAGCTGACCGTCCTCGACGTCGCAGCGGCTCCGGACGTCGACGTGGTGGGCGACGCGCGCGACCCCGAAACGCTCGACGCGGCAGGCATCGAGTCGGCGTCGGCGCTGATCGTCGCCGTCGGCGACGACACGACGGCCATCTTCGTGACGCTCATCGCCCGCGAGTTGAATCCGGACCTCCACGTCGTCGTGCGGGCGAACGAGGAGGACGACGTCCAGAAACTGTACCGCGCCGGCGGCGACTACGTGCAGTCGCTGGCGACGATCAGCGGTCGGATGCTCGCCTCGACCGTCTTCGAGGACGAGGAGGTGCTCGCGTACGACAAGGGAATCAACGTCGTTCGCCTCCCAGCGGGAACGCTGGTGGGAAACACCATCGCCGGCGAGCGGGTGCGGACCGAAACTGGCTGTACCGTCGTCGCCGTCGTCAGGGACGGCGAGACGATCACCGAGATCGACCCCCAGGCGTTCACGCTAGAGACGGGCGACGAGGTGGTCATCGCCGGCACCGACGAGGCGACCACGCGGTTCGAGCGACGGTTCGGCGTCTAGATCGGCGGGCCGCGCCGCGAGAGCGATGGCTTAAATTGCGAACGGTTCGAGGGGCGGAGTATGTCGATACGGCGGGTCCTGTACGTGGGTGCCGAGGGACGCGAGGGGGTCGCGGGCCGCCTCGCCGACGCCGACGTCGAGGGGCGGACGGCGGCGACGGCCGCGGAGGCGCTCGATCGGCTGGCAGCGACGTCCGTCGACTGCGTCGTCGCGTCGTCGCCGCTCCCCGACGCGGACGGGATCGACTTCCTCGAACGCGTTCGGTCGGGCCACCCGCATCTCCCGTTCGTCCTCGCGCCCACGGACGGGTCGGAAGGCCTCGCCAGCGCGGCGATCGGTGCCGGCGTCACCGACTACGTGGCGGCTGACGGCGACCGCGAGCGCCTGGCCGAGGCGGTCGTAAACGCCATCGAGAGCGGTCGAGAGCGTCGGACCGAACGGGTCGCCGACCTCGTCAGAACGAGCCAGTCGGCGCTCGTGCGGGCGCGGACGGTCGAGGACATCGACGAGAAGGTGTGTACGGCCATCGACGACACGGAACCGTACGCCTTCGCCTGGATCGGCGCGTACGACGGGACCGACGGGCAGGTGACGCCCCGGTCGTCGGCCGGGGTCGAGGTGGACTGTCTCGAAACGATCGACCTAACGGCCGACGGCAGTCGGACGAACCGAGGGCCGGCGGAACGGGCGGTCGAGAGCCGGAGCGTCGAGACGGTCCGGGACGTCTCGACGACGCCGGAGTCCGAGCCGTGGCGGGACGCGGTCCTCGAACGGTCTTATCGCTCCAGCGCCGCGGTTCCACTGCTCCACGGCGACCGGCTCCACGGCGTGTTGAACGTCTACGCCGACCGGACGGCGGCGTTCGACGCGGGCGAGCGGGCGCTGCTGTCCGACCTCGGCGAGACCATCGGGCACGCGTACCACCGCGTCCGGATGCAGGAGCTGTACGACTCGCAGTACCGCCAGCTGTTCGAGGAGGCACCGGTAATGGTCGCGCTGACGCGGGACGGGGACGACGGGCCGGCCATCGAGGACTGCAACCGCCGGTTCGCGGCCAAGCTGGAGTGGACACGCGACGACCTCCGGGGACGCCCCTTGGCGGACGTATACACCGACGAGGCGTCGCGAAAACTCATCGACGAGGACGGCTACGAGCGGGCGCTGGCCGGCGAGTTCGTGACGACCGAGCGGACGCTCCGCACGCGCGGGGGGGACCGACTGGAGACGCTGTTGCAGGCGACGCCCCGGCGGAACACGGACGGCGACGTCGTGGGGACGAACGCCCTCTTCGTCGACCTGACGGAGCGAAAACGGGCGGCGGAAGTGCTCGATCAGGCCGAGGCGATGGAAGCCTCCATCGACGGCATCGGGATCATCGACGAGACCGGCGTGTTCGTCTACGCCAACCGGGCACACGCGGACATCTACGGCTACGAAGACGCCGACGCGTTCGTCGGTAGCTCCTGGCGGATGCTCTACGACGCCGACGAGATCGAACGGTTCGACGACGAGGTGATGCCGGCGGTTCGGGCGGGCGAGGAGTGGCGGGGCGAGGCGACGGGCGTCCGCGCCGACGGCAGTACCTTCCCGCAAGACCTCTCGCTCACTCCGCTCTCGGACGGCGGCTACGTCTGCGTCGTGCGCGACATCACCGAGCGAAAGCAGTACGAACGACGGCTGGAGGGGCAGCGCGACAACCTCGAAATCCTCAACCAGGTGGTGCGCCACGACATCCGCAACGACCTGCAGGTCGTCGTCGGCTACGCGACGATCCTGCGGGAGTTCGTCGACGACGAGGGGGGCGACCATCTCGAACAGTTGATCGCGAGCGGGCGCGACGCCGTCGAGATCACCAAGACGGCCGCCGACGTGGCCGAGGTGATGCTCAGCGCCACGGCGGAGACGAAACCCGTCGGGCTCAGATACGTCCTCACCGACCGGATCGACGAGGTCGGGGCGGCTCACGCGGACGCCATCCTGACGACCGAGGGAACGGTGCCGGACGTGACGGTTCCCGCCGACGACATGCTGGGATCGGCGTTCAAGAACCTGCTCACGAACGCCATCGTCCACAACGACGGGCCGGTGAAGCGGGTGACCGTCTCGGTGGCCGTCGCCGACGACGCCGTCGTCGTCCGGGTCGCCGACAACGGCCCCGGCATTCCCGACACTCGCAAGGACGCCATCTTCGAGGACGGCGAGAAGGGACTCGACAGCGAGGGGACCGGTCTCGGACTGTATCTCGTCGAGACGCTGGTCGACCGCTACGGCGGCGACGTATGGGTCGAGGACAACGAGCCGAGCGGTGCCGTGTTCGTCGTGGAACTGCCCATCGTCGACTGACCACGGCCGGTAACAGCGACACGACCTGATATCACTCCCGTCGGGGAACGACTATGCCCGTCGACGGCCTACGGGGACCGGCGACGTCCGTCGCGGCGGTCCGACCGACCGACCGCTCCAACACGATGCACGACACAGCTACCAGCCACCGCGCACCGGCGGTCGCGAGCGAGCCACGGGTGAGCGTCGACGGTGACACGACGGCGGCGAACTGAGATGGGCGGCCCACACCGGGGACGCCCGCCTTCGTCGGCTGTAGCGACGTCGATCCCCACATCCCCGTGGAGCGCGTCCACGCGTCGGCCGACGTGTTCGAGCGACTGGGCGCCGACGTGACGAAGCGACTCTCCCCCGGCATGGGACATACGATCAACCGAGAGGAGCGCGAGCACGTGGCGTCGATGGTCGCCGACCTGCTCGGCTAGTCGTCGTGCAGGTTCTCGTTGAGGAAGCGCAGCGTCTTCGACCACGCGTCACGCGTGTCGTTCGGGCGGAAGCTCTCGCCGCTCGGGTTGGCGAAGGCGTGGTTCGCGCCCTCGTAGACGTGGATGTCACGTTCGACGCCGAGTTCGCCGAGCGTCCGATCGAACTCGCGGACGTTCTCGACGCCGACGACCTCGTCCTCGGAGCCGAAGACGCCGAGGACGGGCGCGTCGATCCGCTGGAGCGCCGACCGGTTGGTCGTGAGCGTCCCGTAGTAGATGACGGTAGCGTTCAGGTCGGCGTCGCTGAGGCTCAACTGGAGGCTCTGTCCGCC from Haloplanus salinus encodes:
- a CDS encoding potassium channel family protein, translating into MPLRTRRTVYYLALVVATTLLFTLLYNVGMATWEGRPQPLYRSLEVVIQSFTTTGYGEDAPWRTPQMNLLAIAMQLAGIGLILTAVDVFAVPWLRDALTPSAPVSAPDLRSHVIVCEHTPRTDAFVAELDARGRAYVLVESDETTAATLHEDGYRVVHGDPESTDVLRAAGIGSARAVVADAADDTNASIALSARDARADVRVITLVEDASLARYHRAAGADDVLSPRQLLGESLARQVPTTVTADVADGIEIGDADDDFELVELTVAADSDLHGKTFGEARLRERFGVNVIGAWFDGDFETPVEMNERLVARTRLLVAGESGGIEALQTATASTVRQFGPQRIVVAGYGDSGRAAAAALDDSGAELTVLDVAAAPDVDVVGDARDPETLDAAGIESASALIVAVGDDTTAIFVTLIARELNPDLHVVVRANEEDDVQKLYRAGGDYVQSLATISGRMLASTVFEDEEVLAYDKGINVVRLPAGTLVGNTIAGERVRTETGCTVVAVVRDGETITEIDPQAFTLETGDEVVIAGTDEATTRFERRFGV
- a CDS encoding PAS domain S-box protein; protein product: MSIRRVLYVGAEGREGVAGRLADADVEGRTAATAAEALDRLAATSVDCVVASSPLPDADGIDFLERVRSGHPHLPFVLAPTDGSEGLASAAIGAGVTDYVAADGDRERLAEAVVNAIESGRERRTERVADLVRTSQSALVRARTVEDIDEKVCTAIDDTEPYAFAWIGAYDGTDGQVTPRSSAGVEVDCLETIDLTADGSRTNRGPAERAVESRSVETVRDVSTTPESEPWRDAVLERSYRSSAAVPLLHGDRLHGVLNVYADRTAAFDAGERALLSDLGETIGHAYHRVRMQELYDSQYRQLFEEAPVMVALTRDGDDGPAIEDCNRRFAAKLEWTRDDLRGRPLADVYTDEASRKLIDEDGYERALAGEFVTTERTLRTRGGDRLETLLQATPRRNTDGDVVGTNALFVDLTERKRAAEVLDQAEAMEASIDGIGIIDETGVFVYANRAHADIYGYEDADAFVGSSWRMLYDADEIERFDDEVMPAVRAGEEWRGEATGVRADGSTFPQDLSLTPLSDGGYVCVVRDITERKQYERRLEGQRDNLEILNQVVRHDIRNDLQVVVGYATILREFVDDEGGDHLEQLIASGRDAVEITKTAADVAEVMLSATAETKPVGLRYVLTDRIDEVGAAHADAILTTEGTVPDVTVPADDMLGSAFKNLLTNAIVHNDGPVKRVTVSVAVADDAVVVRVADNGPGIPDTRKDAIFEDGEKGLDSEGTGLGLYLVETLVDRYGGDVWVEDNEPSGAVFVVELPIVD
- a CDS encoding NADH dehydrogenase subunit; its protein translation is MSLAQLDGMTVPNIATTLRDAGVAGAGGAGFPTHAKWRRLDDVDHLLVNHQESEPIYYMDRWLGKERAHAYAALFDALLRSAFETVVVTPKLKHRGWTRALEAATDATVYFPEDLPVDADDESGVVFAYTDDEYKYGMESILLNVVAGTVVRGDDLPMDHGWIVQNTETLWNVYRALDRDIPTTRTYVHVGGNVPEHRFLDVPIGTPAADLLDAAGRPIGSLSDAEVLLHGGPGWSFRTDGTPAEFRVSKRTNAILVLDADTVAANTYGDGRIEVLDAHDWDDAHETTPTTLDPDAVGVPLASNPAIGPVEPADPLVSPGDRVKHRETIATPADGISNAHHAPIDGIVTDVTERRVDIRFDVCPV
- a CDS encoding MOSC domain-containing protein; translation: MARVTDVFVADAGSEPMRSVDSVEAVSGGLRGDRYCEGRGHYTPFDVCEVTLIAREDIEYIDEELGPSLAAGEHRRNIVTEGVDLHDLLDHRFRVGAATLSGTRPRPPCAHVEELAEEEGVARALGDGRGGICADVLDPGAIAVGDAVVDLGSTDRTDDIVARLRSED
- a CDS encoding isocitrate/isopropylmalate dehydrogenase family protein; the encoded protein is MYDVAVIPGDGIGNEVVEAVEPLLVDVADAHGVSIETTWFDWGSQRYLDEGALMPDDGLDRLEDFDAILLGAVGHPDVPDHVTLRGLRLPITKGFQQHVCKRPAYLFEGVRSPLRGYEGGDIDFVVYRQNTEGEYADVGGREHRGFDNEVAVQASVFTREGTEKLLRPAFEAASERSGHLTNVTKSNAQAHGMVFWDDMVAEVSEDYPDVEVERLLVDAASMDMVRRPDEFDVLVASNLFGDILTDIGGGVMGSLGLAPSTNIDPDGTYPSMFEPVHGSAFDIMGEGIANPLGTVLSASLMFEHLGEDAVAEALWAGVAEQLADADAPRTADIGGSARTVAVTDDLRDRLV
- a CDS encoding rubrerythrin family protein, which translates into the protein MDGDTLVETVRDRMATELDRLGSEKALVATTEARLDRERVLAATLAAERRAAATFEAWVDDESNAGAREAFARVAATERDHAARVSALLDDAPADADPDADPVHAHLRGLDATPERVAAGLVARPLVSSRSLLQVINFFINEADEAAADTIRTFRSETDALVDDGAALLDDCCTDADDWDRAVDAAAETVRVAYDEYAETLRGMGVDPAPVC
- a CDS encoding MBL fold metallo-hydrolase, with the translated sequence MAADTDHAGSITAATLRRRLADGEPMTLLDVRDRNEVERWRIEAPSSHHVPYVKFVAAGVTGDVADLLPEDVQEPVVAVCPHGEASAEVADQLAAAGVDAENLAGGMTAWARLYDRTEIASTDGATIYQYRRPASGCLGYAVVADGEMAVVDPLRSFADRYVADAAELGATLTYAVDTHVHADHVSGVRALATRGATPVLPAAAVTDRDVADGGDFETIADGDELVVGGAALSAVALPGHTTEMTGIRVGGTLLTGDSLFLDGVARPDLQEDADDAAQARTLYATLAERLREFPDDTLVAPGHTDAGVEDGPEVARLGDLRKRLPVFGMGEAEFVERVTRVGAEPANAERIVAINCGREAADDEEAFELELGPNNCAAGG
- a CDS encoding aldo/keto reductase — translated: MSDDIVTVRGVEVPAVGLGTWRLRGDDCRRAVETALELGYRHVDTAQAYGNERRVGAAIRSSAVDRDDVFLTTKLDGGSRKNGAVQRSVRESLDRLGTDYLDMLLIHWPNDKPPFSPVRLPGGPPLAETLTAMNELVDEGLVRHVGVSNFDVRRLDEARRLSEAPIVTNQVQFHPYWDQRDLLSYCRRNDVLLTAYSPLCHGGVLDDDVLRELGRRYGKTAAQVAIRWAIQHEGVVAIPKATSRDHLAANVDVFDFELTEAEMERIHRPSKLRTFTGFARSRLPV